A stretch of DNA from Enoplosus armatus isolate fEnoArm2 chromosome 15, fEnoArm2.hap1, whole genome shotgun sequence:
CTACCAGTGGATCATGGACCTGTTCCCGTACTACCGGCAGAACCAGCAGCGCTGGCAGAACTCCATCCGGCACTCGCTGTCATTCAACGACTGCTTTGTCAAGGTGTCCCGCTCGCCAGACAAACCGGGGAAGGGCTCGTACTGGACCCTGCACCCAGACTCCGGGAACATGTTCGAAAATGGCTGCTACTTGCGCCGCCAGAAGAGATTCAAGTGCGAGAAGAAGATGTCGCCAAAATCTGATGGCAGGAAGgagcaggggggaggagggggaggagcgTCACCTTCTGGGGATTCCATCAAACCTCCAGGACTCCTGgactcctcctccctgccctccTCCAGCCAGGCTACTTCGCCTCCGGGTCTGGACCTTCGGGGAGGCGTCGGCGGGGCGTCGGACCTGAAGGTGTCCGGCTCCCAGCTCCTGTCCTCCCTTTCATTACCCCCCCACTCCATGGCACATGAGTCCCAGCTGCACCTCAAAGGAGACCCCCACTACTCCTTCAACCACCCGTTTTCCATCAATAATTTAATGTCGtcttcagagcagcagcacaaactggACCTGAAGGCCTATGAGGCACTGCAATACTCCTCCTACAGTGGGGGGGCGTCTAGCCTCGGGGGGAGGACCATGGAGCCTCTGGAGGCCTCCTACTACCAGGGGGTGTACCCCAGACCACTCCTCAACACTTCGTAGTACCCGCTGCACTTCCTGTATGGACTCTCTGCATGCAGCTGTCCATCctggacttcctgtctgactgtgATGATACTGAACCAGATtgactttgctgctgctggactgctggttactgcagcagctgaactggACTCCTGCACTGTGACCAAACcaggacacaaagagacacGTTAACATTCAGCTGTCTAAACTGATCCCAGGTCTGTGTTCTCCTTTTACACACCAAGTCACAAACAACTAAAGTTCATCCAAAGAGATTTCCAACAAATGTTACATAAAACCTCCAACACATTCTCCTCAAATCAGACCAGGATCATCAGTCAGACCAGAGTCCAGGAGGAGGTTCATCCATGTTGGATGATTCTGCAGGAGGTAGTGTTTCCTTTATGTGGTTGCACGTAGAAGTCGCAGGGACTCGAGAGATAATTAACAAGGTGATAAACGAGAAACGAAATATTCCTACTACACAAATCAAGTTTATTGCCAGTATTTCTTTGTGAGATACTGGATCATTTTACTCCTCCAGGCCTCTAAAAACTCTTCAAGTTAAAGAGATCTCACTAAATGTCTCAAATATTATCATATAAGTCAGTTTCCTACAGTCTAAGTCGCTAACCACACTCCAACTACCATCATGCATTGCACACTTAAATTGTCTTCTACACATAATCTCAGCGTATGAATGAAGAAGTTTTAATTCTTCACTCTCGGACTTGTTAACATTTATGCTGCATGGTTTTAATTTGGCAGGGCTTTGTACATGCGTCCTGTTGgaatgaagaagatgaagatgaagatgaaatgtGATGAAAGAAATAACTTTAGAAAGTCAAATGAGACAGAGACTGAGCTCACTGTAAAGGTTTTAAAATAGTCACTTAATTTAAGGTCGTTTAGATTTCATGAGTCTCTGCATCTTCGTCCTGGTCCTCGTCCTCATCTTCGCCTTCGCCTTCGTCTGGTGGTTTTAACTTTGTCATATTTAGAGAGAATCTGCAATGATTCTCATATTTCTAGTTATATATCATGAGACCCTTCCGAGGGCCCAGAGCCtcaggttggaaaccactgagTAAATTAAGGCCTTAAAATTTGAATTGATTTAATATTTCAGGAGATTCTGActcaaggtcaaaggtcacctgcTGATGATGACgtggttgtcatggcaacaacGAGagattaattattataattccTGTAACATGACGAGACTTTATTTCTCCCACGACCtcgtgtgtgtctctgctgacCTCCGGAGGGGTCGCGACCCTCAGAGTGAGAAACCCCCTGCAGATCAAAAGGCCTTttatttaaagggtcagttcacacaCTGATTTTCCCGCCTCTCTGCGTGTCCTCGTCCGTCTCAGACAGATCCCTGATCAGTCTCTCACCGTTtgatcttttctctgtttgccGTCGTCAATCTATTGATCAGATCTGATTATTGATTCTCAGGAATGTTTCTGttaaactgttttaatgttcaTCAAcgtgtttttctacaaaactcttttcacattaaagaaatccataaaaataaaatccaaactttttgtatttttaggtgaatttcttttaatattttggtgaaaaaggaaaacaacaaagaatatTGATGATCGACGATCAAGACCTCCACATGGCTCCTCAGTCCGAcgaacatttgaacatttaagggattgaaatgtaatttcaggAGAAGCGGAGGAACTTTCtctgtataatatataatgaatatattattataataaaaaaaatcatttattaataCAAAGTGTTTAGTGACACAAAGGTCCTCCATTAGATTAATAACGAGAAGAAGAATCATGTGCTGGGAACCAGTTAATGTGACTCAGTTTGGATTTCATTTGAAGACATATTGATCTCTTCATCATTTACACACTTTCAGTCATGACACATGATCTTCATAAAATTGAGTCGCATCAGAATTAATGATCAGCTTTACACTAATCTGTAATTATTAGTTACTGGAACTCACTGATGtaattattaattaacattaacaattaaaaatgaatgtgtctgtttaagttttagtcaataaaatgagTCCAGGGTGACGTCTTCACCCGACGACCTGCAGACTTCACTCAGGGCTGAAAAGTCGCgcatctgtctttttcatttccagatattattattattattataattattgttattatattaactTAATAAGACACTCGAGTTCAACAGATATAAATGTCCCCCAGAGAACTGATGGAGGTTTTCAAAATAGCATGAATGATTCATTATTATGAAAAGAATTGACTAATAATTGTAGGTGTTCAGGATACTTAATCACTCACTCTGTGTGTAAAAGGagaaaacacttcctgtctgttctcTGTGTATTTAAACTCTTCTGTCCATCACTGACTATTAAttactgattattgattattaccATGTGCATGAATGAAGTGGGAGGttgtcctcttctcttctctggaaaaaagcagctgttttattgagcactgacctcctcctcttcctcttcctcatcctccaccaGGTCTGcaggaagagggaaggaaaaaaggagggaaggaaggagggaaggaaggagggaaggagggaagggaggagggaagcaaggaaggaaagaaggagggaaggagggaaggaaggagggaaggagagaaggagagaaggagggaaggaaggagggaaggagagaaggagggaaggaaggagggaagggagcAGGGAagcaaggaaggaaagaaggaaagaaggaaagaaggaaagattGGATTTTATGTGCAAAAAGACCCCCCAGtccttgttgtgtttgttccGTCAGTTTTCGACtctgctgcatgtttttcttcatgttctTAACttattctgtcattttcaaataaaacaaggaaacacTGATTATTGATTTGTTATTAATTGCTGATTAATAATTGAGTTTATATTTAATGACGTCATTagtgattaatcaattattaacaTGAAGAAGAATTCTCTTGTCTCATTTCgttttattatcatttgtatttttctttgtcagcAATGAACTCAGTCTCAGATATTTGATCcagattattaataataatcattaataataataataataataataataataataaatataagtTCTTTTCAGAACATTATCAGGAGACGACAGACCTGCAGAATGAACATCCGGGTTTTATTTAGAATCAATCTCAAATACTGGACGTGTATAAAACTGTTCAGGTTCAGGTCTTGACCTTCATGGTGGTTCAGGTCCTGCTCGGATCTGGACTCTTTAAAGGCTAAAATATCATCaaagtgtttctgctgcatgAGTTCTTCTTCGTGTCAGGATTAAATCACTTTAACAGgttcaatattattattattagtagtattattgttattaatgttataattattagtattattatcataaattatcaaactgcagacagttgaaagttgaaatcttgtttgtcattttatttcttaagaAACGGCGCATGAATCAGCTGTGTCCGTGTGAAAACCTCGTATCTGCAGTGTCGGTGACCGTCGGTCTGTGCTGGTTTTATGAGGTTTCTTCAGTCTCAGGTGGCTCTGGTGGATCCAGatcagctctgcagcaggttcagaaaatgatttgaatCACGTGAATAAGTGTTCCCAGAGTGGAGATACGAGGTCTCTGTCAGTTAATCAAAAATACgagttttatttcttatcaATAATTATTTAAAGATCTGTTTCATCGatcagcttctttttttaaaaaaatcaatcgATCAGCTTCTTATTTGGAGGAAGTTGTTTTCTGactgttcaaatgtttattaGTTTATCatgttgtcttcttctcttatTATCtttatgtcttcttcttcttctcttcttgtctgtatttcttcttcttctcttattatctgtatttcttcttcttgtctcttattgtctgtatttcttcttcttgtcacttaatgtctgtatttcttctttttgtctcttcttgtctgtttcttctttttgtcttttattatctttatttcttcttcttgtctcttattgtctgtatttcttcttcttgtctcttattgtctgtatttcttcttcttgtcacttattgtctgtatttcttcttctagtctcttattgtctgtttcttcttttcttttattatctttatttcttcttcttgtctcttattgtctgtatttcttcttcttgtcacttaatgtctgtatttcttcttcttgtctcttcttgtctgtttcttctttttgtcttttattatctttatttcctcttcttgtctcttattgtctgtatttcttcttcttgtctcttattgtctgtatttcttcttcttgtcacttattgtctgtatttcttcttctagtctcttattgtctgtttcttcttttcttttattatctttatttcttcttcttgtctcttattgtctgtgttttttcttcttgtcttttattatctttatttcttcttattgtctcttattgtctgtatttcttcttcttgtcgtttattatctttatttcttcttcttgtctcttaTTGTCTTTAtgtcttcttcttgtctctccGTGTCTTCCTACATTAGTCGGACTTCTCGGGGCTCGGACTCGGGTTCGGCCGGCAGCCCTCGGCTCTCTCCCCTCCAACATGCTGGTGAACAAGCCGAACACGGTGAACCTCCTGCGGCCTCAAAGCGCCTCAAAGCGCCGCCGCTGTAGCCGGATTTCGTGTCTCTTTGTGGGCTGTAACCTCCGCCGCCGCTCCGTGAACCTGAACACATCCCGACAGATTTCACTTTGATCTGAAgctttttctcacattttggCCGCAGAGCCGCGAAATGTCTCTAATGATCCTGTAATTATCCGCTAATTATCGCCGACATGATCCCGAAACGGCAACACGAAAACACGGAGCCGAGAGGAGCCGAGAGGAGCCGAGAGGAACCGCAGCAGGAATACATGGTTCTATTATAAAgatattttaacataaaaatgatCAATGGTTTGTTCAGAAGGTACAACTATAACAGCATTTCtatcttttatttcttgtttcaaAACATTGTTCGTATTTTCTTTCAcgtatttttcttttaataaaaactgaaagatgTTTAATTCACTTTTATCACcgataataatcataataaatatGCGCCcagttttagtcattttttagTTCCCAAAAAGACTCaagtaatg
This window harbors:
- the foxa1 gene encoding hepatocyte nuclear factor 3-alpha yields the protein MLGTVKMEGHEAPDWSGYYSEEMYSPMAGGGMGSGLGMGSMSGYMPSSGTTSGSFNMSYSGTGLSPAPVGGMGGSAQAAMSGLGGGVASMGGALSPSSMSSVSAQQASMGLNPYGGMSPTMSPGMAYNGSGLNRGRDNKAFRRSYPHAKPPYSYISLITMAIQQAPSKMLTLSEIYQWIMDLFPYYRQNQQRWQNSIRHSLSFNDCFVKVSRSPDKPGKGSYWTLHPDSGNMFENGCYLRRQKRFKCEKKMSPKSDGRKEQGGGGGGASPSGDSIKPPGLLDSSSLPSSSQATSPPGLDLRGGVGGASDLKVSGSQLLSSLSLPPHSMAHESQLHLKGDPHYSFNHPFSINNLMSSSEQQHKLDLKAYEALQYSSYSGGASSLGGRTMEPLEASYYQGVYPRPLLNTS